ATCTCAAAATGAGTGATGTGTGTGAATTTTGTGAGCAGCGGTTGAGCTTCCTCTGAGTACTGATGTGTTGTTGTTTGGGGTGTGTCAGTGTGGTGAATCGGTTCAGATGGCGTCGATCGCCTCCATGGCGGGAATGAACTGTGGGCTGTTCTGATCAAAGCCATTGCAGCTCTCGTTCATGGCTTCACTGGTCAGTGCGACAACCCGAATGGCTTGGGGTGATTGCAGCCATTCAGCTTGTTCCTCCAATCCCTTGTTTTTGATCCAGGTGTTCAGAATGTTCTGAGCTCTGTCTTTGCTGTAGCCGGCGTGCAGGACTTTGCATTCGGCAAAGGCAGCCATGGCAGCCATGGCGTGGCGTGTTTCTGTCTCGTTGGCGAGCAGTGGTGGTTGCAGTACTCCCAGAAGTGCGCTGAGCATCAACGCTGAGCGACAGCCAAGCTGCCAGCTTCGCGAATGGCCTTGCAGGAACCCAAAGCTGGCGTTGACAGCGATTGCCATGACTGCAGCAAGACTGGCGGCAGTTTATGGAGTGATTCCGCTCCAGTGACGTTCACGATGGATGTGGATTCAATCGGCTACCTGGCGGCGGCGCTGACCACCTTGAGTTTCTTCCCACAGGCGATCAAGACATTGCGCAGCGATGACACGCGCTCTATTTCTCTTTCGATGTACGGCCTGTTCACCAGCGGCGTTGCCATTTGGGCGGTGTTTGGTCTGCTCAGTGGGAATGGGCCAGTGATCCTTGCCAACGGCTTCACTTTGATCCCAGCATCATTCGTGCTTCAGAAGAAGATTCGCCATCGCCTGAAGGGTGGCGAGCGTTAATACTCAGCCCCAAACTCGCCGCCCACAGCGGGTTTGACCCCCAGCTCGTCGCGCCACTGATGGAGTGGTTTCTCCCAACCTTCCTCCCAGCGCTGCAGCACAAGAGGCGTCGCCTCGAGGCCGATGCGGCTGCCCACAGCGATCGATCGGCTGATCTTCTCAAACTCCTCCGGCTGGAAACGAAATGCGCGGAATCCAGCCAGTGTGTTCAGCAGAACGTAAGCCGGAAAACCGATCTGAGTTGCGGTGATCGACAGCACTCCCGACTCACCAGCCGGTTCGGTATTGAAGCCTCCGATTACGTGATGTAGATCATGGGTTGAGGCGATTCGTTGTGTCAGCCAGAGCGCTTCAGTGCTGGTATCTCTTGGCCGGAAAAAATCCGCGTCGTAGTTCAGTCGCCGGATCATTCCCGCATAAGCCCGACCCAGTGTTCCCTCCGGCAGTTTCTCTAAAGCCGGAATATCAGGTTGGAAGGGTGGATAACGCTGCTCCACCATGTCTTTGCCACCGGGCAATGCCTTAAAACGTTGCAGGCAGACCGTCATGGCCTCGCTGTCGATGAAGTTGTCGACTAGGTCACCGACGCTGCTGAGGCCGCCGTTGGTTTTGGCAAGTTCACGCAGGACGGAAAGATTTTTAACGGAGCGAAGCAATTCGCGGGCTCGGGACATCCTCGTCGCTCTCCAAGGGTGTTGCTTGTAGACCTGCTGTATAGCGAGGTCGCACTGTTTTGAGCAGTGGCATCACGGCCAGGCAGATCACAGCCATCAGCAACCAGAGCTGCACACCGTGACCTTGCTGGTCAAGCAAAGCTCCTGCGACCAAGGGAGCGCCTGTGGCACTGATGGCGAAACATTGGGAGAAAAGAGCCATGGACAGCCCTCTGTGTTTCAGAGGGGTTTCTTCGACCATGGCTTCGGCGGCACTAGGAAGGAAAGCCGCTTCTCCGAAGGCCAATGGCACCATGGCTAGAGAGATCAGGATCATTCCCCCGCTCCAGAGCGCGGAGCTGGCCAGAAGAAGGCTTCCGACCACAAAGCCCGTCAGTCCCATTCCTAGACCGAAGCGCAAGCTGCGCTTGGCAACCCAGTTACCGACAGGCCACTGCAAGACGACCAGTAGAGCTAGCTGTAAAGCGATGAGTGCACCGCTTCCGGCTTCGCTCACTGCTGGACGCGACAGTCCTCCGCGCACCAGATCCAGAGGCAGGGCGCTCTGCCTCAGTGCAATCATCCCTGTGGCAACGATGCTGATTGCTAAAACAGGCAGGAGCGGCGTCAGCCAGCGCCATCCGTCTGCTGCAGGAGCCCTCGCTGTGGATTGATCTTCACCGGATTCGTCGAGATGCAACAGGGCTGCTCGCCCATCGGGTAGAGGACGCCAGTTCAGCACCAGCAACATGACAACAACGGCCACAGCTTCCACCAAATAAATGGCGCGGATCAGGCCAAGAGCTGTCACGACGGCCCCGATCAGCGCGCCCGAGGCGACACCCAGTGCATCAGCGCTGCGCGCTAGTGCATAACCGCGGCTGGATTTGAAGCCCGCACAGCTGAGTGGAACAGCCAGCTCAATAGCTGGGAAGTACAACCCTGCAGCTAAACCGATCAGCAGTTGACCCGTGAGATAACCCCCAAAACCTTGAGCTTGCAAGAGGATGAAATCGGCGATGAAGGCCAGTACTGCCGCAGCACGTACCGGCCAGGAGCAGCAGAGGCCCCGATCGAGCAAGACGCCGCTCAGTAGGCGTGCAGCTGTTCCAATCAGGGCTGCAGCTGCCAGTCCCTGCCCTACTTGAGTCGCCGTAAAGCTGGCTTGATGGAACACGATTGGCGTCATGTAAATGACTCCACCCGCTCCCAGCGAAGCCAGAAGCCTGATTGAAGCCACTTCCTGCAAAGGTGCGGGAAACTGGTTCCACCAATGAACTGGCCTAGGCCTTGCGAAGACGCTCAACAGGACAACGGTTAGCCGTAGGAATGGTGTGCAGTCTGATGCTCGGTGCCCTGTCACCGCGACCAGCGCGTACAGCCTCCGAGTTGGTTGTTCGTTTGGATGGGATGGATCTTCCCTTCTCAATCAATGATTTGGGCGGATGGCTTCGTGGTGAAGAACGAAGCTCATCGGAGCTCAGTGTGTGGCTGAATTTGCTCGAGGAGGACAGCCGTCAGGGAGTGGTTGAACTGCTCAAGGCACCGCTGATCAATGACCGCAGCATGGCTCGCCAGATTCTCAACAGCTGGGCTGGT
Above is a window of Synechococcus sp. BIOS-U3-1 DNA encoding:
- a CDS encoding SemiSWEET transporter, with the translated sequence MDVDSIGYLAAALTTLSFFPQAIKTLRSDDTRSISLSMYGLFTSGVAIWAVFGLLSGNGPVILANGFTLIPASFVLQKKIRHRLKGGER
- a CDS encoding Coq4 family protein; translated protein: MSRARELLRSVKNLSVLRELAKTNGGLSSVGDLVDNFIDSEAMTVCLQRFKALPGGKDMVEQRYPPFQPDIPALEKLPEGTLGRAYAGMIRRLNYDADFFRPRDTSTEALWLTQRIASTHDLHHVIGGFNTEPAGESGVLSITATQIGFPAYVLLNTLAGFRAFRFQPEEFEKISRSIAVGSRIGLEATPLVLQRWEEGWEKPLHQWRDELGVKPAVGGEFGAEY
- a CDS encoding MFS transporter; protein product: MTPIVFHQASFTATQVGQGLAAAALIGTAARLLSGVLLDRGLCCSWPVRAAAVLAFIADFILLQAQGFGGYLTGQLLIGLAAGLYFPAIELAVPLSCAGFKSSRGYALARSADALGVASGALIGAVVTALGLIRAIYLVEAVAVVVMLLVLNWRPLPDGRAALLHLDESGEDQSTARAPAADGWRWLTPLLPVLAISIVATGMIALRQSALPLDLVRGGLSRPAVSEAGSGALIALQLALLVVLQWPVGNWVAKRSLRFGLGMGLTGFVVGSLLLASSALWSGGMILISLAMVPLAFGEAAFLPSAAEAMVEETPLKHRGLSMALFSQCFAISATGAPLVAGALLDQQGHGVQLWLLMAVICLAVMPLLKTVRPRYTAGLQATPLESDEDVPSPRIASLR